A region of Arabidopsis thaliana chromosome 5, partial sequence DNA encodes the following proteins:
- the ARP9 gene encoding actin-related protein 9: MAKPKSNSHLSWQDYLKTVAPTQILSERGANLVVINLGSANVRVGLAMDEKPFNVPNCIARYITQSGKPTVVDQMLNTEVTTNQHVDRERAYNSAASLLKILFLDESSSSGSASRKMGRIDGYNQASTIKKDSVFTWTDVYEDEKISLASPAETSPDKGDASASEAVPDVTDSKDTSESKRKYRKMIFGEEALKISPKEPYCLYHPIRRGHFNVSPHYSAQRVCEDLTAILDWILLEKLHITHKERFSFHAVIVVPETFDTREIKEMLTIVLGELYFNSAVVHQEGLSAVFGNGLTTACIVNIGAQTSTVVCVEDGVSLPNTEKILPFGGEDICRCLLWIQRHYQKWPQINTDVLAKPIDMLMLNQLKESFCEIRAGELETVATVHSYEEGMPAVPHKTNLTSLNVPPMGLFYPNLLVPEIFPQPPRQWFQDYENMLEDTWNMDFGGGGNMGLPMWDSFAFSPSKPKKEEKIGLAEAITSSILSAGRIDLRRKLFSSIQLVDPENLFFYTLKFSPCTSLKSCATM, translated from the exons ATggcaaaaccaaaatccaattcTCATCTCTCGTGGCAGGATTACTTGAAAACTGTTGCCCCCACTCAGATTTTGTCTGAACGAGGAGCTAATCTCGTTGTCATCAACTTAG GGTCTGCTAATGTAAGAGTAGGATTGGCTATGGATGAGAAACCTTTCAATGTTCCTAATTGTATTGCAAGATACATTACACAATCTGGGAAACCAACTGTTGTTGATCAG ATGCTTAACACTGAGGTCACTACTAATCAACATGTTGACCGTGAGAGAGCTTATAATTCT GCGGCATCGCTGTTGAAGATACTGTTCCTGGATGAAAGTTCTTCTTCTGGCTCTGCATCTCGCAAG ATGGGGAGGATCGACGGATACAATCAAGCGAGTACGATAAAGAAAGATTCAGTCTTTACTTGGACTGATGTGTATGAGGATGAGAAAATTTCTCTTGCCTCACCAGCAG AAACTTCTCCTGATAAAGGTGATGCTAGTGCATCTGAAGCTGTTCCTGATGTTACTGACTCTAAAGATACTAGTGAGAGTAAACGCAAGTATAGGAAAATGATTTTTGGTGAAGAAGCTTTGAAAATATCGCCAAAAGAGCCATATTGTTTATACCATCCTATTCGGAGAGGTCACTTCAATGTTTCGCCACATTATTCAGCGCAACGG gtTTGTGAGGACTTAACTGCTATCTTGGACTGGATTTTATTAGAGAAACTTCATATAACTCACAAGGAGAGATTCTCTTTTCATGCTGTTATTGTTGTCCCAGAAACATTTGACACCCGCG AAATAAAGGAAATGCTAACTATTGTGTTGGGAGAGCTATACTTTAACTCAGCAGTTGTCCACCAAGAAGGTCTATCGGCCGTTTTTGGGAATGGTTTGACAACAGCTTGTATTGTGAATATAGGAGCCCAGACAAGTACAGTAGTTTGTGTCGAG GATGGGGTCTCATTGCCAAATACTGAAAAGATTTTACCTTTTGGAGGAGAG GATATATGTAGATGCCTTCTATGGATTCAGAGGCATTACCAAAAGTGGCCACAAATCAACACAGATGTTTTGGCAAAGCCAATCGATATGCTGATGCTTAATCAACTTAAGGagtcattttgtgaaattagA GCAGGAGAACTTGAAACTGTTGCAACGGTTCATTCTTATGAGGAAGGCATGCCAGCTGTGCCTCACAAGACAAATCTCACCTCCCTTAAC GTTCCACCAATGGGTCTGTTTTATCCTAACCTTTTGGTCCCTGAAATATTTCCCCAGCCACCACGTCAATG GTTTCAAGACTACGAGAATATGTTGGAAGACACTTGGAACATGGACTTTGGAGGTGGTGGTAACATGGGATTACCAATGTGGGATAGTTTTGCATTTTCGccttcaaaaccaaagaaagaagagaagattggtCTCGCTGAAGCCATTACAAGCAGCATTCTCTCTGCTG GACGCATAGACCTTAGACGGAAGCTTTTCTCCAGCATTCAATTGGTAGATCctgaaaacctttttttttacacacTCAAGTTTTCGCCATGTACTTCCTTAAAATCATGTGCTACCATGTAA
- a CDS encoding myb-like protein X (unknown protein; Has 1807 Blast hits to 1807 proteins in 277 species: Archae - 0; Bacteria - 0; Metazoa - 736; Fungi - 347; Plants - 385; Viruses - 0; Other Eukaryotes - 339 (source: NCBI BLink).), translating to MHLIVSSNHDMFSYLKRFFKFMENGTTPHKLQKLSACVPSVENGITLGAPRTPPMPASEVQGTTCKPQVKEVRINGFTVSGKKHKVCPPSPLAATMKVKVKENGEPSAKPPHPDLKYLNQILHVPTRELLPEIDDDQEWLLGQSGIKLKKARTDPPDSGESLQVWNQAFRIESADITALPYVVPF from the exons ATG CATCTAATAGTTTCATCCAATCATGATATGTTTTCTTAccttaaaagattttttaaatttatgg AAAATGGAACCACGCCACACAAGTTACAGAAGCTGAGTGCTTGTGTACCATCTGTGGAAAATGGAATAACATTAGGTGCACCCCGAACTCCTCCAATGCCTGCTTCTGAGGTGCAAGGAACAACTTGCAAGCCACAAGTTAAAGAAGTTAGAATTAATGGTTTTACTGTCTCTGGAAAAAAGCATAAAGTCTGTCCACCAAGCCCTTTGGCTGCAACAATGAAAGTGAAAGTCAAGGAAAATGGTGAACCATCCGCAAAGCCGCCTCATCCTGACCTAAAGTATCTCAATCAGATACTCCATGTACCTACAAGGGAGCTGTTGCCAGAGATTGATGATGACCAAGAATGGCTACTTGGTCAGTCGggtatcaaattaaaaaaggcGAGAACAGATCCTCCAGATTCTGGCGAATCCTTGCAGGTCTGGAACCAAGCTTTCAGAATAGAGTCTGCGGATATCACAGCTCTTCCTTATGTAGTTCCATTTTAG
- the ARP9 gene encoding actin-related protein 9 (actin-related protein 9 (ARP9); CONTAINS InterPro DOMAIN/s: Actin/actin-like (InterPro:IPR004000); Has 1807 Blast hits to 1807 proteins in 277 species: Archae - 0; Bacteria - 0; Metazoa - 736; Fungi - 347; Plants - 385; Viruses - 0; Other Eukaryotes - 339 (source: NCBI BLink).), with the protein MAKPKSNSHLSWQDYLKTVAPTQILSERGANLVVINLGSANVRVGLAMDEKPFNVPNCIARYITQSGKPTVVDQMLNTEVTTNQHVDRERAYNSAASLLKILFLDESSSSGSASRKMGRIDGYNQASTIKKDSVFTWTDVYEDEKISLASPAETSPDKGDASASEAVPDVTDSKDTSESKRKYRKMIFGEEALKISPKEPYCLYHPIRRGHFNVSPHYSAQRVCEDLTAILDWILLEKLHITHKERFSFHAVIVVPETFDTREIKEMLTIVLGELYFNSAVVHQEGLSAVFGNGLTTACIVNIGAQTSTVVCVEDGVSLPNTEKILPFGGEDICRCLLWIQRHYQKWPQINTDVLAKPIDMLMLNQLKESFCEIRAGELETVATVHSYEEGMPAVPHKTNLTSLNVPPMGLFYPNLLVPEIFPQPPRQWFQDYENMLEDTWNMDFGGGGNMGLPMWDSFAFSPSKPKKEEKIGLAEAITSSILSAGRIDLRRKLFSSIQLIGGAGLTKGLVAAVEERVLHAIPPTEAIDTVQVLPSRTEPQFVTWKGGAILGILDFGREAWIERHQWMVNGVNKGGLKKYKDSYHLQGQAMYFINP; encoded by the exons ATggcaaaaccaaaatccaattcTCATCTCTCGTGGCAGGATTACTTGAAAACTGTTGCCCCCACTCAGATTTTGTCTGAACGAGGAGCTAATCTCGTTGTCATCAACTTAG GGTCTGCTAATGTAAGAGTAGGATTGGCTATGGATGAGAAACCTTTCAATGTTCCTAATTGTATTGCAAGATACATTACACAATCTGGGAAACCAACTGTTGTTGATCAG ATGCTTAACACTGAGGTCACTACTAATCAACATGTTGACCGTGAGAGAGCTTATAATTCT GCGGCATCGCTGTTGAAGATACTGTTCCTGGATGAAAGTTCTTCTTCTGGCTCTGCATCTCGCAAG ATGGGGAGGATCGACGGATACAATCAAGCGAGTACGATAAAGAAAGATTCAGTCTTTACTTGGACTGATGTGTATGAGGATGAGAAAATTTCTCTTGCCTCACCAGCAG AAACTTCTCCTGATAAAGGTGATGCTAGTGCATCTGAAGCTGTTCCTGATGTTACTGACTCTAAAGATACTAGTGAGAGTAAACGCAAGTATAGGAAAATGATTTTTGGTGAAGAAGCTTTGAAAATATCGCCAAAAGAGCCATATTGTTTATACCATCCTATTCGGAGAGGTCACTTCAATGTTTCGCCACATTATTCAGCGCAACGG gtTTGTGAGGACTTAACTGCTATCTTGGACTGGATTTTATTAGAGAAACTTCATATAACTCACAAGGAGAGATTCTCTTTTCATGCTGTTATTGTTGTCCCAGAAACATTTGACACCCGCG AAATAAAGGAAATGCTAACTATTGTGTTGGGAGAGCTATACTTTAACTCAGCAGTTGTCCACCAAGAAGGTCTATCGGCCGTTTTTGGGAATGGTTTGACAACAGCTTGTATTGTGAATATAGGAGCCCAGACAAGTACAGTAGTTTGTGTCGAG GATGGGGTCTCATTGCCAAATACTGAAAAGATTTTACCTTTTGGAGGAGAG GATATATGTAGATGCCTTCTATGGATTCAGAGGCATTACCAAAAGTGGCCACAAATCAACACAGATGTTTTGGCAAAGCCAATCGATATGCTGATGCTTAATCAACTTAAGGagtcattttgtgaaattagA GCAGGAGAACTTGAAACTGTTGCAACGGTTCATTCTTATGAGGAAGGCATGCCAGCTGTGCCTCACAAGACAAATCTCACCTCCCTTAAC GTTCCACCAATGGGTCTGTTTTATCCTAACCTTTTGGTCCCTGAAATATTTCCCCAGCCACCACGTCAATG GTTTCAAGACTACGAGAATATGTTGGAAGACACTTGGAACATGGACTTTGGAGGTGGTGGTAACATGGGATTACCAATGTGGGATAGTTTTGCATTTTCGccttcaaaaccaaagaaagaagagaagattggtCTCGCTGAAGCCATTACAAGCAGCATTCTCTCTGCTG GACGCATAGACCTTAGACGGAAGCTTTTCTCCAGCATTCAATTG ATTGGTGGTGCTGGTTTGACGAAAGGTCTTGTAGCGGCAGTGGAAGAAAG AGTTCTTCACGCGATACCTCCAACTGAAGCCATTGATACAGTGCAGGTTCTGCCATCAAGAACGGAGCCACAATTCGTAACTTGGAAAGGAGGAGCG ATATTGGGAATTCTGGACTTTGGGAGGGAGGCTTGGATTGAGAGACATCAATGGATGGTAAATGGGGTTAATAAAGGTGGTCTAAAGAAGTACAAAGACTCTTATCACCTTCAAGGTCAAGCAATGTACTTCATCAACCCCTAG
- the ARP9 gene encoding actin-related protein 9: protein MDYLKTVAPTQILSERGANLVVINLGSANVRVGLAMDEKPFNVPNCIARYITQSGKPTVVDQMLNTEVTTNQHVDRERAYNSAASLLKILFLDESSSSGSASRKMGRIDGYNQASTIKKDSVFTWTDVYEDEKISLASPAETSPDKGDASASEAVPDVTDSKDTSESKRKYRKMIFGEEALKISPKEPYCLYHPIRRGHFNVSPHYSAQRVCEDLTAILDWILLEKLHITHKERFSFHAVIVVPETFDTREIKEMLTIVLGELYFNSAVVHQEGLSAVFGNGLTTACIVNIGAQTSTVVCVEDGVSLPNTEKILPFGGEDICRCLLWIQRHYQKWPQINTDVLAKPIDMLMLNQLKESFCEIRAGELETVATVHSYEEGMPAVPHKTNLTSLNVPPMGLFYPNLLVPEIFPQPPRQWFQDYENMLEDTWNMDFGGGGNMGLPMWDSFAFSPSKPKKEEKIGLAEAITSSILSAGRIDLRRKLFSSIQLVDPENLFFYTLKFSPCTSLKSCATM from the exons ATG GATTACTTGAAAACTGTTGCCCCCACTCAGATTTTGTCTGAACGAGGAGCTAATCTCGTTGTCATCAACTTAG GGTCTGCTAATGTAAGAGTAGGATTGGCTATGGATGAGAAACCTTTCAATGTTCCTAATTGTATTGCAAGATACATTACACAATCTGGGAAACCAACTGTTGTTGATCAG ATGCTTAACACTGAGGTCACTACTAATCAACATGTTGACCGTGAGAGAGCTTATAATTCT GCGGCATCGCTGTTGAAGATACTGTTCCTGGATGAAAGTTCTTCTTCTGGCTCTGCATCTCGCAAG ATGGGGAGGATCGACGGATACAATCAAGCGAGTACGATAAAGAAAGATTCAGTCTTTACTTGGACTGATGTGTATGAGGATGAGAAAATTTCTCTTGCCTCACCAGCAG AAACTTCTCCTGATAAAGGTGATGCTAGTGCATCTGAAGCTGTTCCTGATGTTACTGACTCTAAAGATACTAGTGAGAGTAAACGCAAGTATAGGAAAATGATTTTTGGTGAAGAAGCTTTGAAAATATCGCCAAAAGAGCCATATTGTTTATACCATCCTATTCGGAGAGGTCACTTCAATGTTTCGCCACATTATTCAGCGCAACGG gtTTGTGAGGACTTAACTGCTATCTTGGACTGGATTTTATTAGAGAAACTTCATATAACTCACAAGGAGAGATTCTCTTTTCATGCTGTTATTGTTGTCCCAGAAACATTTGACACCCGCG AAATAAAGGAAATGCTAACTATTGTGTTGGGAGAGCTATACTTTAACTCAGCAGTTGTCCACCAAGAAGGTCTATCGGCCGTTTTTGGGAATGGTTTGACAACAGCTTGTATTGTGAATATAGGAGCCCAGACAAGTACAGTAGTTTGTGTCGAG GATGGGGTCTCATTGCCAAATACTGAAAAGATTTTACCTTTTGGAGGAGAG GATATATGTAGATGCCTTCTATGGATTCAGAGGCATTACCAAAAGTGGCCACAAATCAACACAGATGTTTTGGCAAAGCCAATCGATATGCTGATGCTTAATCAACTTAAGGagtcattttgtgaaattagA GCAGGAGAACTTGAAACTGTTGCAACGGTTCATTCTTATGAGGAAGGCATGCCAGCTGTGCCTCACAAGACAAATCTCACCTCCCTTAAC GTTCCACCAATGGGTCTGTTTTATCCTAACCTTTTGGTCCCTGAAATATTTCCCCAGCCACCACGTCAATG GTTTCAAGACTACGAGAATATGTTGGAAGACACTTGGAACATGGACTTTGGAGGTGGTGGTAACATGGGATTACCAATGTGGGATAGTTTTGCATTTTCGccttcaaaaccaaagaaagaagagaagattggtCTCGCTGAAGCCATTACAAGCAGCATTCTCTCTGCTG GACGCATAGACCTTAGACGGAAGCTTTTCTCCAGCATTCAATTGGTAGATCctgaaaacctttttttttacacacTCAAGTTTTCGCCATGTACTTCCTTAAAATCATGTGCTACCATGTAA
- the RPP8 gene encoding Disease resistance protein (CC-NBS-LRR class) family, translating to MAEAFVSFGLEKLWDLLSRESERLQGIDGQLDGLKRQLRSLQSLLKDADAKKHGSDRVRNFLEDVKDLVFDAEDIIESYVLNKLSGKGKGVKKHVRRLACFLTDRHKVASDIEGITKRISEVIGEMQSFGIQQIIDGGRSLSLQERQRVQREIRQTYPDSSESDLVGVEQSVKELVGHLVENDVHQVVSIAGMGGIGKTTLARQVFHHDLVRRHFDGFAWVCVSQQFTQKHVWQRILQELQPHDGDILQMDEYALQRKLFQLLEAGRYLVVLDDVWKKEDWDVIKAVFPRKRGWKMLLTSRNEGVGIHADPTCLTFRASILNPEESWKLCERIVFPRRDETEVRLDEEMEAMGKEMVTHCGGLPLAVKALGGLLANKHTVPEWKRVFDNIGSQIVGGSWLDDNSLNSVYRILSLSYEDLPTHLKHCFLNLAHFPEDSEISTYSLFYYWAAEGIYDGSTIEDSGEYYLEELVRRNLVIADDNYLSWQSKYCQMHDMMREVCLSKAKEENFLQIIIDPTCTSTINAQSPSRSRRLSIHSGKAFHILGHKNKTKVRSLIVPRFEEDYWIRSASVFHNLTLLRVLDLSWVKFEGGKLPCSIGGLIHLRYLSLYEAKVSHLPSTMRNLKLLLYLNLRVDTEEPIHVPNVLKEMIQLRYLSLPLKMDDKTKLELGDLVNLEYLYGFSTQHSSVTDLLRMTKLRYLAVSLSERCNFETLSSSLRELRNLETLNFLFSLETYMVDYMGEFVLDHFIHLKQLGLAVRMSKIPDQHQFPPHLVHLFLIYCGMEEDPMPILEKLLHLKSVRLARKAFLGSRMVCSKGGFPQLCVIEISKESELEEWIVEEGSMPCLRTLTIDDCKKLKELPDGLKYITSLKELKIEGMKREWKEKLVPGGEDYYKVQHIPDVQFINCDQ from the exons ATGGCTGAAGCATTTGTGTCGTTTGGACTTGAGAAGCTTTGGGATCTCCTGAGTCGAGAATCAGAGCGATTGCAGGGAATTGATGGGCAACTTGATGGACTAAAGCGTCAGCTGAGAAGTTTACAGTCGTTGTTGAAAGATGCAGATGCCAAGAAACATGGAAGTGATAGGGTGAGGAATTTCTTGGAAGATGTCAAAGACCTTGTTTTTGATGCTGAGGATATAATTGAATCCTATGTTCTGAACAAACTTAGTGGAAAAGGAAAAGGGGTCAAGAAGCATGTGAGACGACTTGCTTGCTTCTTGACGGATCGCCACAAGGTTGCTTCAGATATCGAGGGTATCACTAAGAGGATCTCTGAAGTGATTGGGGAAATGCAGAGTTTTGGGATACAACAAATCATTGATGGTGGTCGTTCGCTGTCTCTTCAGGAAAGACAAAGGGTGCAGAGGGAGATCCGACAAACGTATCCTGACAGTTCTGAAAGCGATCTTGTCGGGGTGGAGCAGAGTGTTAAAGAATTGGTTGGTCATTTGGTGGAGAATGATGTTCATCAAGTGGTTTCTATAGCTGGGATGGGCGGTATTGGTAAAACCACTCTGGCTAGACAAGTCTTTCATCATGACTTAGTCCGGCGTCACTTTGATGGATTCGCATGGGTCTGTGTTTCCCAACAATTTACACAGAAACATGTTTGGCAGAGGATCTTGCAAGAACTTCAGCCACATGATGGGGATATTTTACAGATGGACGAATATGCACTTCAGCGTAAACTCTTTCAATTGTTAGAGGCCGGTAGATATTTAGTTGTCCTCGATGATGTatggaaaaaagaagactGGGATGTAATAAAAGCAGTGTTTCCACGGAAAAGAG GTTGGAAGATGCTGCTTACTTCTCGAAATGAAGGTGTTGGGATACATGCTGATCCAACATGTTTAACTTTTAGAGCAAGCATCCTTAACCCTGAAGAAAGTTGGAAGCTCTGTGAGAGAATAGTATTCCCTAGGAGAGATGAAACTG AAGTAAGGcttgatgaagaaatggaagccATGGGAAAGGAAATGGTCACACATTGTGGAGGACTACCATTAGCTGTTAAAGCGTTGGGAGGCTTGTTAGCTAATAAACATACTGTTCCTGAGTGGAAAAGAGTTTTTGACAATATTGGATCTCAAATAGTAGGAGGATCGTGGTTAGATGACAACAGTCTCAATTCGGTTTACCGAATATTGTCTCTGAGTTATGAAGATTTGCCAACGCATTTAAAGCATTGCTTCCTTAACCTAGCCCATTTCCCCGAAGATTCCGAGATATCTACGTATAGTTTGTTCTATTACTGGGCTGCAGAAGGGATTTACGATGGATCAACCATCGAAGATAGTGGAGAATACTACCTAGAAGAGCTAGTGAGGAGAAATTTGGTTATTGCAGACGACAACTATTTGAGTTGGCAATCTAAATATTGTCAAATGCATGACATGATGAGAGAAGTATGTTTATCTAAAGCCAAAGAAGAGAACTTCCTACAAATTATCATAGACCCTACTTGCACCTCTACCATCAATGCTCAATCTCCTAGTAGATCTCGCAGACTCAGCATACATAGTGGTAAAGCCTTTCATATATTGGGACACAAAAACAAGACAAAGGTGAGATCTCTTATAGTTCCGAGATTCGAGGAAGACTATTGGATACGATCAGCTTCAGTCTTCCACAACTTAACATTGCTCAGGGTGTTGGATCTTTCTTGGGTAAAGTTTGAAGGAGGGAAGTTACCTTGTAGCATTGGAGGGCTCATCCACTTGAGATACTTGAGTTTATACGAGGCTAAGGTATCTCATCTACCTTCTACTATGCGGAACCTAAAGCTTCTGCTCTATTTGAACTTACGTGTTGATACCGAGGAACCGATTCACGTGCCAAATGTTTTGAAAGAGATGATACAGTTGAGGTACCTTTCCCTACCTCTTAAAATGGATGATAAAACCAAGTTGGAATTGGGTGATCTAGTGAACCTGGAGTACTTGTATGGTTTCTCAACGCAACACAGTAGTGTGACAGACCTCCTCCGTATGACTAAGCTCCGGTATCTCGCTGTATCTTTGAGCGAAAGGTGCAATTTTGAAACTCTATCGTCATCTCTCCGCGAATTGCGAAACCTCGAGACgcttaatttccttttttcgcTCGAAACATATATGGTTGATTATATGGGAGAGTTTGTTCTGGATCATTTTATTCATCTAAAACAGTTGGGATTGGCAGTACGTATGTCAAAGATTCCTGATCAACATCAATTCCCTCCCCACCTTGTACacttatttctaatttattgcGGCATGGAAGAGGATCCAATGCCAATTCTAGAAAAGTTGCTTCATTTGAAGTCGGTTCGTTTAGCACGTAAGGCATTCCTAGGGAGCAGAATGGTGTGCTCAAAAGGCGGATTTCCTCAATTATGTGTTATAGAAATATCTAAAGAATCAGAGTTGGAAGAGTGGATAGTAGAAGAAGGGTCGATGCCATGTCTTCGTACTTTGACTATAGATGATTGCAAAAAGTTGAAGGAACTTCCAGATGGACTCAAGTACATAACATCCTTAAAGGAACTGAAGATTGAAGGAATGAAGAGGGAGTGGAAGGAGAAACTGGTACCAGGTGGAGAAGATTACTACAAAGTCCAACACATTCCCGATGTTCAATTTATCAACTGTGACCAGTAG
- a CDS encoding uncharacterized protein (unknown protein; Has 1807 Blast hits to 1807 proteins in 277 species: Archae - 0; Bacteria - 0; Metazoa - 736; Fungi - 347; Plants - 385; Viruses - 0; Other Eukaryotes - 339 (source: NCBI BLink).): MINAAKVYDEMRRRDFWEITFTKCFFTDENYPLMIEQDIKQRSLVVLILNSIIHSEVVVLSFDKLVVAVSSLNGYLLRLKR; the protein is encoded by the coding sequence ATGATCAATGCAGCGAAGGTGTACGATGAAATGCGTAGGAGAGACTTTTGGGAAATTACTTTCACTAAGTGCTTTTTTACTGATGAGAATTACCCTTTAATGATAGAACAAGATATCAAGCAAAGAAGCCTTGTGGTCTTGATACTGAATTCTATAATACACAGTGAAGTGGTGGTCTTGTCTTTTGATAAGCTTGTTGTTGCTGTCTCCTCTCTCAATGGCTACCTCCTGCGACTGAAACGGTAA
- the ARP9 gene encoding actin-related protein 9 (actin-related protein 9 (ARP9); CONTAINS InterPro DOMAIN/s: Actin/actin-like (InterPro:IPR004000); Has 35333 Blast hits to 34131 proteins in 2444 species: Archae - 798; Bacteria - 22429; Metazoa - 974; Fungi - 991; Plants - 531; Viruses - 0; Other Eukaryotes - 9610 (source: NCBI BLink).) translates to MDYLKTVAPTQILSERGANLVVINLGSANVRVGLAMDEKPFNVPNCIARYITQSGKPTVVDQMLNTEVTTNQHVDRERAYNSAASLLKILFLDESSSSGSASRKMGRIDGYNQASTIKKDSVFTWTDVYEDEKISLASPAETSPDKGDASASEAVPDVTDSKDTSESKRKYRKMIFGEEALKISPKEPYCLYHPIRRGHFNVSPHYSAQRVCEDLTAILDWILLEKLHITHKERFSFHAVIVVPETFDTREIKEMLTIVLGELYFNSAVVHQEGLSAVFGNGLTTACIVNIGAQTSTVVCVEDGVSLPNTEKILPFGGEDICRCLLWIQRHYQKWPQINTDVLAKPIDMLMLNQLKESFCEIRAGELETVATVHSYEEGMPAVPHKTNLTSLNVPPMGLFYPNLLVPEIFPQPPRQWFQDYENMLEDTWNMDFGGGGNMGLPMWDSFAFSPSKPKKEEKIGLAEAITSSILSAGRIDLRRKLFSSIQLIGGAGLTKGLVAAVEERVLHAIPPTEAIDTVQVLPSRTEPQFVTWKGGAILGILDFGREAWIERHQWMVNGVNKGGLKKYKDSYHLQGQAMYFINP, encoded by the exons ATG GATTACTTGAAAACTGTTGCCCCCACTCAGATTTTGTCTGAACGAGGAGCTAATCTCGTTGTCATCAACTTAG GGTCTGCTAATGTAAGAGTAGGATTGGCTATGGATGAGAAACCTTTCAATGTTCCTAATTGTATTGCAAGATACATTACACAATCTGGGAAACCAACTGTTGTTGATCAG ATGCTTAACACTGAGGTCACTACTAATCAACATGTTGACCGTGAGAGAGCTTATAATTCT GCGGCATCGCTGTTGAAGATACTGTTCCTGGATGAAAGTTCTTCTTCTGGCTCTGCATCTCGCAAG ATGGGGAGGATCGACGGATACAATCAAGCGAGTACGATAAAGAAAGATTCAGTCTTTACTTGGACTGATGTGTATGAGGATGAGAAAATTTCTCTTGCCTCACCAGCAG AAACTTCTCCTGATAAAGGTGATGCTAGTGCATCTGAAGCTGTTCCTGATGTTACTGACTCTAAAGATACTAGTGAGAGTAAACGCAAGTATAGGAAAATGATTTTTGGTGAAGAAGCTTTGAAAATATCGCCAAAAGAGCCATATTGTTTATACCATCCTATTCGGAGAGGTCACTTCAATGTTTCGCCACATTATTCAGCGCAACGG gtTTGTGAGGACTTAACTGCTATCTTGGACTGGATTTTATTAGAGAAACTTCATATAACTCACAAGGAGAGATTCTCTTTTCATGCTGTTATTGTTGTCCCAGAAACATTTGACACCCGCG AAATAAAGGAAATGCTAACTATTGTGTTGGGAGAGCTATACTTTAACTCAGCAGTTGTCCACCAAGAAGGTCTATCGGCCGTTTTTGGGAATGGTTTGACAACAGCTTGTATTGTGAATATAGGAGCCCAGACAAGTACAGTAGTTTGTGTCGAG GATGGGGTCTCATTGCCAAATACTGAAAAGATTTTACCTTTTGGAGGAGAG GATATATGTAGATGCCTTCTATGGATTCAGAGGCATTACCAAAAGTGGCCACAAATCAACACAGATGTTTTGGCAAAGCCAATCGATATGCTGATGCTTAATCAACTTAAGGagtcattttgtgaaattagA GCAGGAGAACTTGAAACTGTTGCAACGGTTCATTCTTATGAGGAAGGCATGCCAGCTGTGCCTCACAAGACAAATCTCACCTCCCTTAAC GTTCCACCAATGGGTCTGTTTTATCCTAACCTTTTGGTCCCTGAAATATTTCCCCAGCCACCACGTCAATG GTTTCAAGACTACGAGAATATGTTGGAAGACACTTGGAACATGGACTTTGGAGGTGGTGGTAACATGGGATTACCAATGTGGGATAGTTTTGCATTTTCGccttcaaaaccaaagaaagaagagaagattggtCTCGCTGAAGCCATTACAAGCAGCATTCTCTCTGCTG GACGCATAGACCTTAGACGGAAGCTTTTCTCCAGCATTCAATTG ATTGGTGGTGCTGGTTTGACGAAAGGTCTTGTAGCGGCAGTGGAAGAAAG AGTTCTTCACGCGATACCTCCAACTGAAGCCATTGATACAGTGCAGGTTCTGCCATCAAGAACGGAGCCACAATTCGTAACTTGGAAAGGAGGAGCG ATATTGGGAATTCTGGACTTTGGGAGGGAGGCTTGGATTGAGAGACATCAATGGATGGTAAATGGGGTTAATAAAGGTGGTCTAAAGAAGTACAAAGACTCTTATCACCTTCAAGGTCAAGCAATGTACTTCATCAACCCCTAG